TGAGTAGTTTGTAAGTGAATAAGTTCCTGGTAAATCTACAATTTCAATATTGTAATTTTTATATGTAAATTTTACCTCTTTTTTTTCGACTGTAACACCTGAAAAGTTTCCAACTTTTAATTTAGAGTTAGAAATAGAGTTAATAAGCATAGACTTACCAACATTTGGTTGTCCTACAAGAGCAATCCTTATAGTTTGATTATTCATGAGATACCTTTATTTTTGAAGCTTCAGAATCTCTTAACGCAATTTTTGATTGATTTACTTTTATTTCAATAGTTTTTTTTGCCATTGATTTAGCAGTTACACAAATAGTTGAACCTTTTATAATTCCAAAAGAATAAAGCCTATTTCTTAGTACATCATCACAGATAATATCTGTAATTTTAGCTGGTTTGTCTGTAATTAAATCATTTATACTCATAATGCAACCTTTTAAATATCAATAATGATTATTGTAAATTAACTTTGTTTAAATTCTCTTAAGATAAGTCAATAAAGCCAATTAAAATTTGAATTTTTTACAAACTTTAGATATACTAAACTGATTATTTTTTAAAAGGTGTATTTAATGATAGATAATTACGATGAAATAATAGAAGAGTTAAAGAAAATAGTTAAGCAAAAAGGGCTTAAATATACAGAACAAAGAGAGATAGTTCTTAGTATTTTACTTCATGCTAATGGACATTTAACAGCTGAAGAGATCTATAATCAGATAAAAAAAGATTATCCAGGATCAAATGTTGGAATTGCTACAGTTTACAGAGCATTAAATTTCTTAGAAGAAGTTGATTTAATTGCTTCAATAAATTTTGGAACTGATAGTAAAAAATATGAAAGCAATACTAAATCTCACCATGATCACTTAATTTGTACAGATTGTGGAAAAATAGTAGAGTTTGTAGATGAAGAAATTGAGAAAAGACAAGAAAAAATTGCAAAAGTAAATAAGTTTAAAATAACTGATCACTCAATGCAATTATATGGTATTTGTGAATCTTGCCAAAAATAAGTAGTATTTTATACTACTTATTTTATAAAATTTCTGATTTTATATCATTTATCCAATCATCAATTCTTTTGTCTGTTAAATCACTTTGATTATCTTCATCTATTACTAAACCAACAAATTTATCATCTATTTGAGCTTTTGAGTAGTCATGATAGTAACCTTCTGTTGATGTAAAACCAACAATTTTTGCATCTGTTGTTTTTAAATGATCATAAATAATCCCTATTGCATTTGAGAATTCATCACAATAACTTTCTTGATCACCTAATCCAAAAAGTGCTATTGTTTTATTTGAAAGATTAAGCTCTTGAAAATCATCCCAAGCACTTTCCCAATCATCATTTAACTCTCCATCTCCCCAAGTTGAAGCACCTAAAATAATCTTATCATAATCATTTATTTTACTTATTTTTGTTTTGTCAAGATTATAAATATCTATTTCACCTAATTTTTTAGCTATTTTTTTAGCTATATATTCACAATTTCCAGTATTGCTTCCAAAAAATATTGCTGTTGCCATTTTATTTATCCTTTTTTAATTTTTTATAATTGATCTAAAAGAGTACGGTATTGCTTTTATTTGGTACTCTCTATGTTTTAACTCATCTACATAAACTGGTATATGTTTTGTAAATTGGTCATTTTTAGGGTAAGCTAAATATATTTGATAAAATTCACCCTTTTTTATAGATTTTATTGCATTATCTAATTCATTTTTTATATTTGGACTATTTGCTTCTATATGTTTCCAAAATGTATAAATTTTAACTCTTATAGAGTTATCTGTTTTTATGCAAATAGAGTCTCCTAA
The Aliarcobacter faecis genome window above contains:
- a CDS encoding Fur family transcriptional regulator: MIDNYDEIIEELKKIVKQKGLKYTEQREIVLSILLHANGHLTAEEIYNQIKKDYPGSNVGIATVYRALNFLEEVDLIASINFGTDSKKYESNTKSHHDHLICTDCGKIVEFVDEEIEKRQEKIAKVNKFKITDHSMQLYGICESCQK
- a CDS encoding flavodoxin, translating into MATAIFFGSNTGNCEYIAKKIAKKLGEIDIYNLDKTKISKINDYDKIILGASTWGDGELNDDWESAWDDFQELNLSNKTIALFGLGDQESYCDEFSNAIGIIYDHLKTTDAKIVGFTSTEGYYHDYSKAQIDDKFVGLVIDEDNQSDLTDKRIDDWINDIKSEIL
- a CDS encoding FeoA family protein translates to MSINDLITDKPAKITDIICDDVLRNRLYSFGIIKGSTICVTAKSMAKKTIEIKVNQSKIALRDSEASKIKVSHE